One Vallitalea pronyensis genomic region harbors:
- a CDS encoding YesL family protein, giving the protein MNFFNIDGPFQKIGSFVFDIMVLGLIWTLISMFGLGITIGAATTSLYAACYVALVKEEGYVFRTFFTTFKNKFIKSTIIWLILVLLYVLMYFNITSITRGFLDAQWLLPIYFSITIEMFIMTLYIFPLLAMSDLSIKKLFKYSFILANKHLPTSILCGAVFVVLILSPFYISPILVAVLIAVVCYISARLIMKRIIAKYDTSVW; this is encoded by the coding sequence ATGAATTTTTTTAACATTGATGGACCATTTCAGAAAATAGGTAGTTTTGTATTTGACATTATGGTATTAGGACTCATATGGACGCTAATATCCATGTTTGGTCTCGGTATTACCATAGGTGCAGCAACAACAAGTTTATATGCAGCATGCTATGTAGCATTGGTAAAAGAAGAAGGGTATGTTTTTCGAACGTTTTTTACCACCTTTAAAAATAAATTTATCAAGTCAACCATTATATGGCTTATACTTGTCCTTTTATATGTTTTAATGTACTTTAATATTACATCCATAACAAGAGGTTTTCTGGATGCCCAGTGGCTATTACCTATTTATTTTAGTATAACAATTGAAATGTTCATTATGACATTATATATCTTCCCACTTCTAGCAATGTCTGATTTGAGTATTAAGAAATTATTTAAGTATTCTTTTATCTTAGCCAATAAGCATTTGCCCACAAGCATATTATGTGGTGCTGTATTTGTGGTATTAATTCTATCACCATTTTACATTAGCCCCATTCTTGTTGCTGTTCTGATTGCAGTTGTTTGCTATATTTCAGCACGTTTGATTATGAAACGTATCATCGCTAAGTATGATACCAGTGTATGGTAA